The Proteus terrae subsp. cibarius genome contains the following window.
TTAAATCAATCAATGAATAATCTGTTAAATCAAATTCGCCAAAAAACGAAAGGGCAAAATGATATTCAAAAACAGATCAATGAAATTGATAGACAAATGAAGGCAACGCAAAATAATCCTTCAAAATCAGTCATGCAAAAGCAACTTGAATTAGATAACTTACAAAATCAAGTGCTTAGCTTGCAAAGTGATTTAGGGCTTAAATAAACCTAAAAAGGCACTCTATTATTATTTAGAGGGCCTTTTTTCTTTATTTTCATTCTTATTATTTATATATTTCCATAGCGATTTATATTAATGTCATATAATTAAAAATATAATATTAATATTAGTTAACAGGTTACTTTAATAAAATAACCTTATTTAAATAATAGCACTCTTTTTTATTCCATTAAAAACAGACACATTATTATAATCCCTTCCGCTTAATAGCGTGTTCTTATTATTTTACTTATTGGATATAACTAATGAAAAGAAAATTACTATCAACTTTATTTATAACTGGTTTATTAGCGACGTCTTCTGTTTATGCACAAAACGATTTTAAATTAGAGAAAACCACACTTTCAGCAGGTTATGCACAAGTCAAAATAGCAGGCCAAAACCCAATGCATGGGGGTGTTTTTTCTATCCGCCAAGAAATAAACTCACAATTTGGTGTTTTAGCAACAGCCACTTACGCTCAAAATGAATATGATCTGAATAAGCCAGTTAATACTTTCTTTAAAGACGTAAATGCACGTTATTACTCTGTTATGGCAGGTCCTACAATACGTTTAAATGATTTTATTAGTGTTTACGGCACAGCAGGTATGAGCCAAATTCAGTTTAAATCTCAAAGTTCAGAATTAAAGAAATTAAAGAAAAACGCATTTAGCTGGGGAGCAGGTTTAATCATTAACCCAGCTGAAATGGTTTCTATTTCTCTTGGATATGAAAATAGCCGTTTTAAATTTAAAGACGCCGATAGTAAAATTATTTTAGATGGCTTTGTTGCCAATATTGGTTATCGTTTTTAAATAAATTTAAGCACATATTATTTTATGGTATGTGCTTTTTTATTAAATTATAATTTTATTTTAAAAAAATATTATTAATATATTTACCATTGTTTTTATTTTCCACCTCATCACTCCATGTAAAAAATAGTGATAGTAATACACTCATCTCTGCTGGCTGCGCTTATATTAAAATAAAAGATTTACCTACTGTGAACGGAATAAATATTAAATACCAAATTAATCCCAATACTTATAAAAAAACCTCTCTTCAATTTTCAGGAACGATGGCACAGAAAGCATTATCTCATAATGGCAGATTACGTTATGCATCACTTACAATGGGCCCAGCTTACTCATTAACACCTTTTGTTGAACTATACAGTATTATCGGGGTAAGTGGTGTGAGTTACCAAACATCAGAAAATATCAATAAAGATCATTCTTCTAAATCAGTAAGTTGGGGAGCAGGCATCACGTTAACATCACCACAAAATATTACACTTACTTTAGGCTATGAAGGCAATTATTTCAAAATGGAAGGAAAAAGCTATCCAAGCAAAACATTTATCTCCAGTATTGGTTATCGGTTTTGATTTTATTCAAAATAAAAATGCCTCTACTTTATAAAAATAGAGGCAAAATAATTCAAAAAGACCCACACCAGGGCATAACACAGACACCGATTGTCTAAAAACCCACTACATTAAATCTTGATACGTTCCTAGCTGATAACCTCTTTCCAAAATCGCATGCTTTAATGCGCTATCTGTTAATACTTCAAGCTCTGTTAAACGCTGAAAACAATAACCACTTGCACGCAATGGGTTATCCACAAAAGCAGGATGTGTCATCACTTCAATAGAATGTTCATGACGCGCTTTCGATTCATCAAGCACCTTTAAAAATAATGCTTGAGTGATTTCATCTCCATAAAATTGGCTATCAAAGCCATCACTACTAATCACACCTTGAGTATCAATCCCTTCTTTATGTGCAAGTGGCCTATCAACTCGCATCGGTAATGATTTTTCTTTGGCAAACTCAGCCACAATAGGAAAAATTTGCTTAAACATATGTACATGATGGTGGCTATCAATGTGGTCTGGCGCACAACCAAAGATCTCAATAAAACGCTGATATTGTGCATTAAGCTCAACACGAATTTCATCAAGCGGT
Protein-coding sequences here:
- a CDS encoding Ail/Lom family outer membrane beta-barrel protein, with the protein product MKRKLLSTLFITGLLATSSVYAQNDFKLEKTTLSAGYAQVKIAGQNPMHGGVFSIRQEINSQFGVLATATYAQNEYDLNKPVNTFFKDVNARYYSVMAGPTIRLNDFISVYGTAGMSQIQFKSQSSELKKLKKNAFSWGAGLIINPAEMVSISLGYENSRFKFKDADSKIILDGFVANIGYRF
- a CDS encoding outer membrane beta-barrel protein, producing the protein MFLFSTSSLHVKNSDSNTLISAGCAYIKIKDLPTVNGINIKYQINPNTYKKTSLQFSGTMAQKALSHNGRLRYASLTMGPAYSLTPFVELYSIIGVSGVSYQTSENINKDHSSKSVSWGAGITLTSPQNITLTLGYEGNYFKMEGKSYPSKTFISSIGYRF
- the chbG gene encoding chitin disaccharide deacetylase; this translates as MAGLLIVNADDFGLSKGQNYGIAECFRHGVVSSTTALVNAEGIEHAAQLRHELPGLGVGLHFTLTMGKPLSPLPSLTREGVLGKWVWQMADEGDLPLDEIRVELNAQYQRFIEIFGCAPDHIDSHHHVHMFKQIFPIVAEFAKEKSLPMRVDRPLAHKEGIDTQGVISSDGFDSQFYGDEITQALFLKVLDESKARHEHSIEVMTHPAFVDNPLRASGYCFQRLTELEVLTDSALKHAILERGYQLGTYQDLM